One genomic region from Eptesicus fuscus isolate TK198812 chromosome 4, DD_ASM_mEF_20220401, whole genome shotgun sequence encodes:
- the NMRAL1 gene encoding nmrA-like family domain-containing protein 1 isoform X1 — protein sequence MKLRAGVGNLRGITSPLSVVDSAAKNPSPPLSVVFPTQAVVRRLPAPARMADKKVVVVFGATGAQGGSVARTLLEDGTFRVRAVTRDPGQKAAKELRLQGAEIVQGDQDDEASMKLALTGAHATFIVTNYWENCSQEQEVKQGKLLANLAKRLGLHYVVYSGLENIKKLTAGRLAAGHFDGKGEVEEYFRDIGVPMTSVRLPCYFENLLSYFLPQKAPDGKSYLLIWQLVILWARSASACQAFLSAELVFGEPTHRFPHEKCRTWPGLPMGDLPMDGMSVTDLGPVVLSLLKMPEEYIGQNLGLSTCRHTAEEYAALLSKHTGKTVHDAKTTPEDYEKLGFPGAQDLANMFRFYALKPDRNIELTLRLNPKARTLDQWLEQHKEDFSRL from the exons ATGAAGCTGCGGGCCGGGGTGGGCAACCTTCGTGGGATTACATCCCCCCTCTCCGTGGTGGACTCGGCTGCAAAAAATCCAAGTCCCCCTTTATCCGTAGTCTTTCCCACCCAGGCTGTGGTGAGGCG GCTTCCCGCTCCCGCTCGCATGGCGGACAAGAAGGTAGTGGTGGTGTTTGGAGCCACAG GTGCCCAGGGGGGCTCAGTGGCCCGGACCCTCTTGGAAGATGGGACATTCAGGGTTCGGGCTGTAACCCGGGACCCTGGGCAGAAGGCAGCAAAGGAACTGAGGCTGCAAGGTGCAGAAATCGTACAGGGAGACCAGGATGATGAGGCCAGTATGAAACTGGCTCTGACCGGGGCTCACGCCACCTTCATTGTGACCAATTACTGGGAGAACTGCAGCCAGGAGCAGGAGGTCAagcag GGAAAGCTGCTGGCCAATTTGGCCAAGCGCCTGGGCCTTCACTATGTGGTCTACAGCGGCCTGGAGAATATCAAGAAGCTGACGGCGGGGAGACTGGCAGCAGGCCACTTTGATGGCAAAGGAGAGGTGGAGGAATATTTCCGGGACATCGGTGTTCCCATGACCAGTGTGCGGCTGCCCTGCTATTTCGAGAACCTCCTCTCCTACTTCCTACCCCAGAAAGCCCCGGATGGAAAGAGCTACTTGCTGA TTTGGCAGCTCGTCATTCTCTGGGCCAGGTCGGCCTCAGCTTGTCAAGCATTCCTGTCAGCAGAGTTGGTGTTTGGAGAACCCACCCACCGGTTTCCACATGAGAAATGCAGGACATGGCCAG gcTTGCCCATGGGTGACCTACCCATGGATGGCATGTCCGTCACCGACCTGGGCCCTGTGGTACTCAGTCTGCTGAAGATGCCAGAAGAATACATCGGCCAGAACCTTGGGCTCAGTACCTGCAGGCACACAGCGGAGGAGTATGCTGCCCTGCTCTCCAAGCACACTGGGAAGACCGTGCACGATGCCAAG ACAACCCCTGAGGACTATGAGAAGCTTGGCTTCCCTGGCGCCCAGGACCTGGCCAACATGTTCCGTTTCTATGCCTTGAAACCCGACCGGAACATCGAACTGACCCTGAGGCTCAACCCCAAGGCCAGGACACTGGATCAGTGGCTGGAGCAGCACAAAGAAGACTTTTCCAGGTTGTGA
- the NMRAL1 gene encoding nmrA-like family domain-containing protein 1 isoform X2, with translation MKLRAGVGNLRGITSPLSVVDSAAKNPSPPLSVVFPTQAVVRRLPAPARMADKKVVVVFGATGAQGGSVARTLLEDGTFRVRAVTRDPGQKAAKELRLQGAEIVQGDQDDEASMKLALTGAHATFIVTNYWENCSQEQEVKQLCGSSSPAIQGKLLANLAKRLGLHYVVYSGLENIKKLTAGRLAAGHFDGKGEVEEYFRDIGVPMTSVRLPCYFENLLSYFLPQKAPDGKSYLLSLPMGDLPMDGMSVTDLGPVVLSLLKMPEEYIGQNLGLSTCRHTAEEYAALLSKHTGKTVHDAKTTPEDYEKLGFPGAQDLANMFRFYALKPDRNIELTLRLNPKARTLDQWLEQHKEDFSRL, from the exons ATGAAGCTGCGGGCCGGGGTGGGCAACCTTCGTGGGATTACATCCCCCCTCTCCGTGGTGGACTCGGCTGCAAAAAATCCAAGTCCCCCTTTATCCGTAGTCTTTCCCACCCAGGCTGTGGTGAGGCG GCTTCCCGCTCCCGCTCGCATGGCGGACAAGAAGGTAGTGGTGGTGTTTGGAGCCACAG GTGCCCAGGGGGGCTCAGTGGCCCGGACCCTCTTGGAAGATGGGACATTCAGGGTTCGGGCTGTAACCCGGGACCCTGGGCAGAAGGCAGCAAAGGAACTGAGGCTGCAAGGTGCAGAAATCGTACAGGGAGACCAGGATGATGAGGCCAGTATGAAACTGGCTCTGACCGGGGCTCACGCCACCTTCATTGTGACCAATTACTGGGAGAACTGCAGCCAGGAGCAGGAGGTCAagcag CTTTGTGGTTCCTCCTCTCCTGCCATCCAGGGAAAGCTGCTGGCCAATTTGGCCAAGCGCCTGGGCCTTCACTATGTGGTCTACAGCGGCCTGGAGAATATCAAGAAGCTGACGGCGGGGAGACTGGCAGCAGGCCACTTTGATGGCAAAGGAGAGGTGGAGGAATATTTCCGGGACATCGGTGTTCCCATGACCAGTGTGCGGCTGCCCTGCTATTTCGAGAACCTCCTCTCCTACTTCCTACCCCAGAAAGCCCCGGATGGAAAGAGCTACTTGCTGA gcTTGCCCATGGGTGACCTACCCATGGATGGCATGTCCGTCACCGACCTGGGCCCTGTGGTACTCAGTCTGCTGAAGATGCCAGAAGAATACATCGGCCAGAACCTTGGGCTCAGTACCTGCAGGCACACAGCGGAGGAGTATGCTGCCCTGCTCTCCAAGCACACTGGGAAGACCGTGCACGATGCCAAG ACAACCCCTGAGGACTATGAGAAGCTTGGCTTCCCTGGCGCCCAGGACCTGGCCAACATGTTCCGTTTCTATGCCTTGAAACCCGACCGGAACATCGAACTGACCCTGAGGCTCAACCCCAAGGCCAGGACACTGGATCAGTGGCTGGAGCAGCACAAAGAAGACTTTTCCAGGTTGTGA
- the NMRAL1 gene encoding nmrA-like family domain-containing protein 1 isoform X3 has translation MKLRAGVGNLRGITSPLSVVDSAAKNPSPPLSVVFPTQAVVRRLPAPARMADKKVVVVFGATGAQGGSVARTLLEDGTFRVRAVTRDPGQKAAKELRLQGAEIVQGDQDDEASMKLALTGAHATFIVTNYWENCSQEQEVKQGKLLANLAKRLGLHYVVYSGLENIKKLTAGRLAAGHFDGKGEVEEYFRDIGVPMTSVRLPCYFENLLSYFLPQKAPDGKSYLLSLPMGDLPMDGMSVTDLGPVVLSLLKMPEEYIGQNLGLSTCRHTAEEYAALLSKHTGKTVHDAKTTPEDYEKLGFPGAQDLANMFRFYALKPDRNIELTLRLNPKARTLDQWLEQHKEDFSRL, from the exons ATGAAGCTGCGGGCCGGGGTGGGCAACCTTCGTGGGATTACATCCCCCCTCTCCGTGGTGGACTCGGCTGCAAAAAATCCAAGTCCCCCTTTATCCGTAGTCTTTCCCACCCAGGCTGTGGTGAGGCG GCTTCCCGCTCCCGCTCGCATGGCGGACAAGAAGGTAGTGGTGGTGTTTGGAGCCACAG GTGCCCAGGGGGGCTCAGTGGCCCGGACCCTCTTGGAAGATGGGACATTCAGGGTTCGGGCTGTAACCCGGGACCCTGGGCAGAAGGCAGCAAAGGAACTGAGGCTGCAAGGTGCAGAAATCGTACAGGGAGACCAGGATGATGAGGCCAGTATGAAACTGGCTCTGACCGGGGCTCACGCCACCTTCATTGTGACCAATTACTGGGAGAACTGCAGCCAGGAGCAGGAGGTCAagcag GGAAAGCTGCTGGCCAATTTGGCCAAGCGCCTGGGCCTTCACTATGTGGTCTACAGCGGCCTGGAGAATATCAAGAAGCTGACGGCGGGGAGACTGGCAGCAGGCCACTTTGATGGCAAAGGAGAGGTGGAGGAATATTTCCGGGACATCGGTGTTCCCATGACCAGTGTGCGGCTGCCCTGCTATTTCGAGAACCTCCTCTCCTACTTCCTACCCCAGAAAGCCCCGGATGGAAAGAGCTACTTGCTGA gcTTGCCCATGGGTGACCTACCCATGGATGGCATGTCCGTCACCGACCTGGGCCCTGTGGTACTCAGTCTGCTGAAGATGCCAGAAGAATACATCGGCCAGAACCTTGGGCTCAGTACCTGCAGGCACACAGCGGAGGAGTATGCTGCCCTGCTCTCCAAGCACACTGGGAAGACCGTGCACGATGCCAAG ACAACCCCTGAGGACTATGAGAAGCTTGGCTTCCCTGGCGCCCAGGACCTGGCCAACATGTTCCGTTTCTATGCCTTGAAACCCGACCGGAACATCGAACTGACCCTGAGGCTCAACCCCAAGGCCAGGACACTGGATCAGTGGCTGGAGCAGCACAAAGAAGACTTTTCCAGGTTGTGA
- the NMRAL1 gene encoding nmrA-like family domain-containing protein 1 isoform X4 — MADKKVVVVFGATGAQGGSVARTLLEDGTFRVRAVTRDPGQKAAKELRLQGAEIVQGDQDDEASMKLALTGAHATFIVTNYWENCSQEQEVKQGKLLANLAKRLGLHYVVYSGLENIKKLTAGRLAAGHFDGKGEVEEYFRDIGVPMTSVRLPCYFENLLSYFLPQKAPDGKSYLLIWQLVILWARSASACQAFLSAELVFGEPTHRFPHEKCRTWPGLPMGDLPMDGMSVTDLGPVVLSLLKMPEEYIGQNLGLSTCRHTAEEYAALLSKHTGKTVHDAKTTPEDYEKLGFPGAQDLANMFRFYALKPDRNIELTLRLNPKARTLDQWLEQHKEDFSRL; from the exons ATGGCGGACAAGAAGGTAGTGGTGGTGTTTGGAGCCACAG GTGCCCAGGGGGGCTCAGTGGCCCGGACCCTCTTGGAAGATGGGACATTCAGGGTTCGGGCTGTAACCCGGGACCCTGGGCAGAAGGCAGCAAAGGAACTGAGGCTGCAAGGTGCAGAAATCGTACAGGGAGACCAGGATGATGAGGCCAGTATGAAACTGGCTCTGACCGGGGCTCACGCCACCTTCATTGTGACCAATTACTGGGAGAACTGCAGCCAGGAGCAGGAGGTCAagcag GGAAAGCTGCTGGCCAATTTGGCCAAGCGCCTGGGCCTTCACTATGTGGTCTACAGCGGCCTGGAGAATATCAAGAAGCTGACGGCGGGGAGACTGGCAGCAGGCCACTTTGATGGCAAAGGAGAGGTGGAGGAATATTTCCGGGACATCGGTGTTCCCATGACCAGTGTGCGGCTGCCCTGCTATTTCGAGAACCTCCTCTCCTACTTCCTACCCCAGAAAGCCCCGGATGGAAAGAGCTACTTGCTGA TTTGGCAGCTCGTCATTCTCTGGGCCAGGTCGGCCTCAGCTTGTCAAGCATTCCTGTCAGCAGAGTTGGTGTTTGGAGAACCCACCCACCGGTTTCCACATGAGAAATGCAGGACATGGCCAG gcTTGCCCATGGGTGACCTACCCATGGATGGCATGTCCGTCACCGACCTGGGCCCTGTGGTACTCAGTCTGCTGAAGATGCCAGAAGAATACATCGGCCAGAACCTTGGGCTCAGTACCTGCAGGCACACAGCGGAGGAGTATGCTGCCCTGCTCTCCAAGCACACTGGGAAGACCGTGCACGATGCCAAG ACAACCCCTGAGGACTATGAGAAGCTTGGCTTCCCTGGCGCCCAGGACCTGGCCAACATGTTCCGTTTCTATGCCTTGAAACCCGACCGGAACATCGAACTGACCCTGAGGCTCAACCCCAAGGCCAGGACACTGGATCAGTGGCTGGAGCAGCACAAAGAAGACTTTTCCAGGTTGTGA